A part of Chitinimonas koreensis genomic DNA contains:
- a CDS encoding GGDEF domain-containing response regulator: MNQTELATERPRILVVDDSRIVRATVKKHLAAGFDVVEEVDGEAGWAKLSEDDSIQVLMSDLSMPRLDGFGLLSRVRKSADPRIRQTPVIIISGEEDPDTKQQAVERGANDFVTKSTDRAEMVARVSAAVKLAKTARELRSAEAHQAKTTTTDVQTGAATEHMLHIEGHKALAHAARYHGEATLLLFEIDDFDSLRADIGEAVANRLIGLVVQMVSGRLRKEETLARLGEQRFGVVLYADAGGSRVYAERLRETIAAAKVNYGGKTLRITASVAIASAVLDQTTGFDALLALAQSRLETARAQGGDRVESPPAPERAAPAAIDVETALAWLAEGRTAELKPHLPALLERLKPLLALAQQA, translated from the coding sequence ATGAATCAGACCGAACTCGCCACCGAACGTCCCCGCATCCTGGTCGTCGACGACTCCCGCATCGTGCGGGCGACCGTGAAGAAGCATCTCGCCGCCGGTTTCGACGTGGTCGAGGAGGTCGATGGCGAAGCGGGCTGGGCCAAGTTGAGCGAGGACGACAGCATCCAGGTGCTGATGAGCGATCTGAGCATGCCGCGGCTCGACGGCTTCGGCCTGTTGTCGCGGGTGCGCAAGTCGGCCGATCCGCGCATCCGCCAGACGCCGGTCATCATCATCTCGGGCGAGGAAGACCCCGACACCAAGCAGCAGGCGGTCGAGCGCGGCGCCAACGATTTCGTCACCAAGTCGACCGACCGCGCCGAGATGGTGGCGCGCGTGTCGGCCGCGGTGAAGCTGGCCAAGACCGCGCGCGAACTGCGCAGCGCCGAGGCGCACCAGGCCAAGACCACGACGACCGACGTGCAGACCGGCGCGGCCACCGAGCACATGCTGCACATCGAGGGCCACAAGGCGCTGGCGCACGCGGCGCGCTACCACGGCGAGGCCACGCTGCTGCTGTTCGAGATCGACGATTTCGACAGCCTGCGCGCCGACATCGGCGAGGCGGTGGCCAACCGGTTGATCGGCCTGGTGGTGCAGATGGTCAGCGGCCGGCTGCGCAAGGAGGAGACACTGGCGCGCCTGGGCGAGCAGCGCTTCGGCGTGGTGCTGTACGCCGACGCCGGCGGCAGTCGCGTCTATGCCGAGCGGCTGCGCGAAACCATCGCCGCCGCCAAGGTCAACTACGGCGGCAAGACGCTGCGCATCACCGCCAGCGTGGCGATCGCCAGCGCGGTGCTGGATCAGACCACCGGCTTCGACGCGCTGCTGGCGCTGGCCCAGTCGCGGCTGGAGACCGCCCGCGCGCAGGGCGGCGACCGGGTCGAAAGCCCGCCGGCGCCGGAACGCGCCGCTCCGGCCGCCATCGATGTCGAGACCGCGCTGGCCTGGCTGGCCGAAGGCCGCACGGCCGAGCTCAAGCCGCACCTGCCGGCCCTGCTCGAACGCCTGAAGCCGCTGCTGGCGCTGGCGCAGCAGGCCTGA
- a CDS encoding ComEA family DNA-binding protein, which yields MKSLFALLFALAPFFCLAAVNVNTATQAELEALKGIGPAKAKAIVDYRSKNGAFKSIDELEKVGGIGKNMLDKLRGELSVSGASKPAAPAAPAQAKPAAKPAK from the coding sequence ATGAAGTCCCTGTTCGCATTGCTGTTCGCGCTCGCGCCATTTTTTTGCCTGGCTGCTGTTAACGTTAACACTGCAACCCAGGCCGAACTCGAGGCGCTCAAGGGCATCGGCCCGGCCAAGGCGAAGGCGATCGTCGATTACCGCAGCAAGAACGGCGCGTTCAAGTCGATCGACGAGCTCGAGAAGGTCGGCGGCATCGGCAAGAACATGCTCGACAAGCTGCGCGGCGAACTGAGCGTATCGGGCGCCAGCAAGCCGGCCGCGCCTGCAGCGCCGGCGCAGGCCAAGCCCGCTGCCAAGCCGGCGAAGTAG
- the tsaD gene encoding tRNA (adenosine(37)-N6)-threonylcarbamoyltransferase complex transferase subunit TsaD, producing the protein MLVLGLESSCDETGVALYDTDAGLLAHRIHTQMAMHAEYGGVVPELASRDHIRRVLPLTSACLADAGRTLQDLDAIAFTEGPGLAGALLTAAAVANGLGVALGKPVIGVHHLEGHLLSPLLAKPAPAFPFVALLVSGGHTQLMAVRGVGDYQLLGETLDDAAGEAFDKTAKLLGLGYPGGPALSRLADQGDAARFSLPRPMLHSGDLDFSFAGLKTAVLTLVKKQAELDDATRADICAAFQAAMVEVLGAKCWGAIKQTGLKQLVVAGGVGANRQLRAALDAMAAKRRFQVFYPPLELCTDNGAMIAYAGAQRLRHAREAGPFAVRPRWDLAGLPAA; encoded by the coding sequence ATGCTCGTCCTCGGCCTCGAATCCTCCTGCGACGAAACCGGCGTCGCGCTGTACGACACCGACGCCGGCCTGCTCGCCCATCGCATCCACACCCAGATGGCGATGCATGCCGAGTACGGCGGCGTGGTGCCCGAGCTGGCCTCGCGCGACCATATCCGCCGGGTGCTGCCGCTGACCTCGGCCTGCCTGGCCGACGCCGGCCGCACGCTGCAGGATCTCGACGCGATCGCCTTCACCGAGGGCCCGGGCCTGGCCGGCGCGCTGCTGACCGCCGCTGCGGTGGCCAACGGCCTCGGCGTGGCGCTCGGCAAGCCGGTGATCGGCGTGCACCACCTCGAGGGCCACCTGCTGTCGCCGCTGCTGGCCAAGCCGGCCCCTGCCTTTCCCTTCGTCGCCCTGCTGGTGTCGGGCGGCCACACCCAACTGATGGCGGTGCGCGGCGTGGGCGACTACCAGCTGCTCGGCGAGACGCTCGACGACGCCGCCGGCGAGGCCTTCGACAAGACCGCCAAGCTGCTCGGCCTCGGCTACCCGGGCGGGCCGGCGCTGTCCAGGCTGGCCGACCAGGGCGACGCCGCGCGCTTCAGCCTGCCGCGGCCGATGCTGCATTCGGGCGACCTCGACTTCAGCTTCGCCGGCCTCAAGACCGCGGTGCTGACGCTGGTGAAGAAGCAGGCCGAGCTCGACGACGCCACCCGCGCCGACATCTGCGCCGCCTTCCAGGCCGCCATGGTCGAGGTGCTCGGCGCCAAGTGCTGGGGCGCGATCAAACAGACCGGCCTCAAGCAGCTGGTGGTGGCCGGCGGCGTCGGCGCCAACCGCCAGTTGCGCGCTGCGCTCGACGCGATGGCGGCCAAGCGCCGCTTCCAGGTGTTCTACCCGCCGCTGGAGCTGTGCACCGACAACGGCGCGATGATCGCCTACGCCGGCGCGCAGCGGCTGCGCCATGCGCGCGAGGCCGGGCCGTTCGCGGTCCGGCCTCGCTGGGACCTGGCCGGGTTGCCTGCGGCCTGA
- a CDS encoding class I SAM-dependent rRNA methyltransferase, translating into MHTVQLKPGREKSALHRHPWLFSGGIAQVDGEPEAGATVRVVAHDGRFLGWAAYSPASQIRIRFWGFDEGEAIDRAFFRRRLQRALASRSQLALAGNAARIVHAESDGLPGLVVDRYGDVVVAQFLSAGPEAWREVIVDELMDLTGAAAVFERSDADVRELEGLAPRAGLIAGKLPEEVDIEEYGIRYRVDIEAGQKTGFYLDQRANRRRIGELATGADVLNCFCYTGGFSLAALRGGARSVVSVDSSAEALAAARVNAALNEVDGERAEWVEADVFQYLRKLRDMGRQFDLIVLDPPKFAPTAQHVERAARAYKDINLWALRLLKPGGLLATFTCSGGMSADLFQKILAGSAWDAHAEAQIVERFSADVDHPVSLNFPEGDYLKGLLLRKVA; encoded by the coding sequence ATGCATACCGTCCAGCTCAAACCCGGCCGCGAGAAATCGGCGCTGCATCGCCATCCGTGGCTGTTCTCGGGCGGCATCGCCCAGGTCGACGGCGAGCCCGAGGCCGGCGCGACCGTGCGGGTGGTCGCGCACGACGGCCGCTTCCTGGGCTGGGCCGCCTACAGCCCGGCCTCGCAGATCCGCATCCGCTTCTGGGGCTTCGACGAGGGCGAGGCGATCGACCGCGCCTTCTTCCGCCGCCGCCTGCAGCGCGCGCTGGCCTCGCGCAGCCAGCTGGCCCTCGCCGGCAATGCGGCGCGCATCGTGCACGCCGAGTCCGACGGCCTGCCCGGCCTGGTGGTCGACCGCTACGGCGACGTGGTCGTGGCGCAGTTCCTGTCGGCCGGCCCCGAGGCCTGGCGCGAGGTGATCGTCGACGAACTGATGGACCTGACCGGCGCCGCCGCGGTGTTCGAGCGCTCCGACGCCGACGTGCGCGAGCTCGAAGGCCTGGCGCCGCGCGCCGGCCTGATCGCCGGCAAGCTGCCCGAGGAAGTCGACATCGAGGAATACGGCATCCGCTACCGGGTCGACATCGAGGCCGGCCAGAAGACCGGCTTCTACCTCGACCAGCGCGCCAACCGCCGCCGCATCGGCGAGCTGGCCACCGGCGCTGACGTGCTCAACTGCTTCTGCTACACCGGCGGCTTCTCGCTGGCCGCGCTGCGCGGCGGCGCCCGCTCGGTGGTGTCGGTCGACAGCTCGGCCGAGGCGCTGGCCGCCGCGCGCGTCAACGCCGCGCTGAACGAAGTCGACGGCGAACGCGCCGAATGGGTCGAGGCCGACGTGTTCCAGTACCTGCGCAAGCTGCGCGACATGGGCCGCCAGTTCGACCTGATCGTGCTCGATCCGCCCAAGTTCGCGCCGACCGCCCAGCACGTCGAGCGCGCCGCGCGCGCCTACAAGGACATCAACCTGTGGGCGCTGCGCCTGCTCAAGCCGGGCGGCCTGCTGGCCACCTTCACCTGCTCGGGCGGCATGAGCGCCGACCTGTTCCAGAAGATCCTGGCCGGCAGCGCCTGGGACGCCCATGCCGAGGCGCAGATCGTCGAGCGCTTCAGCGCCGACGTCGACCACCCGGTCTCGCTCAACTTCCCCGAAGGCGACTACCTCAAGGGCCTGCTGCTGCGCAAGGTGGCCTGA
- a CDS encoding barstar family protein, whose protein sequence is MPMTRIEFVNVASVEDFYQQLEGQLELDYALGHNLDAVYDVLSTEVAGPLELVWHDAGFSRVALGEWFVRIADVLNSVSSERSDVNVSFG, encoded by the coding sequence ATGCCGATGACCCGCATCGAATTCGTCAACGTCGCCAGCGTCGAGGACTTCTACCAGCAGCTCGAAGGCCAGCTCGAGCTCGATTACGCGCTCGGCCACAATCTCGACGCGGTCTACGACGTGCTGTCGACCGAGGTGGCCGGCCCGCTCGAACTGGTCTGGCACGACGCCGGCTTCTCGCGCGTGGCGCTCGGCGAATGGTTCGTCCGCATCGCCGACGTGCTCAACAGCGTGTCGAGCGAGCGTAGCGATGTGAATGTCAGCTTCGGGTAG
- a CDS encoding ribonuclease domain-containing protein — MRALSRLIAVLALSAGLPALAAALPDCRTVAAGFGRDIDAAELAEALSALNRDGRLPPRYLTKREAREAGWQPGRPLWQVPGLHGRSIGGDRFGNREGRLPRGDWREADLDYRGGRRGADRLVFEPRRDGRRFVTVDHYESFKEAPACR, encoded by the coding sequence ATGCGCGCCCTTTCCCGCCTGATCGCGGTCCTTGCGCTGTCGGCCGGCCTGCCGGCCCTGGCCGCCGCGCTGCCCGACTGCCGCACCGTCGCAGCCGGATTCGGCCGCGACATCGACGCCGCCGAGCTGGCCGAGGCGCTGTCGGCGCTGAACCGCGACGGCCGCCTGCCGCCGCGCTACCTGACCAAGCGCGAAGCGCGCGAGGCCGGCTGGCAGCCCGGCCGGCCGCTGTGGCAGGTGCCCGGCCTGCACGGCCGCAGCATCGGCGGCGACCGCTTCGGCAATCGCGAAGGCCGGCTGCCGCGCGGCGACTGGCGCGAGGCCGATCTGGACTACCGCGGCGGCCGCCGCGGCGCCGACCGGCTGGTGTTCGAACCGCGCCGCGACGGCCGCCGCTTCGTCACCGTCGATCACTACGAAAGCTTCAAGGAGGCCCCCGCATGCCGATGA
- a CDS encoding M48 family metalloprotease, with amino-acid sequence MKLRLFRLLPLCAALVCAESASDLPDLGDSALANLPAHEERQIADTVARELRRSGEVLDDVEVTDYLERLGYRLVEASNDNRVSFRFFPIQAKEINAFAVPGGVVAINTGLVVLTQHESELAAVMAHEIAHVTQHHYARMVESNKGSGLMTLGTLALAILAASQTRNSDAPMAAMAAGQGYSMQRQLDFSRDFEREADRVGMTTLQAAGYDPRAMPSFFERMQKHYRNVDNGAFAFLRTHPVNVERISDSQSRAAQLPYKQWTDSIDYLLVREKVRGQQLGSRGALEYYAGTTGQGKFASAAAQQYGYACALWRAGRLDEAWSKLEAARKAWPQGHAMFDALAGGIRLDQGRYAEARTLFAEGRNRAPSARALIYGEIDVALRENKAAEAVALTELALAERGGDPGLHKRLAQGYERQGKSLSSHRAMAEYYALIDEPTAAIQQLQIARRSGGDFYQMSAIEARLKELRNQLPVDAKGRPIRNPDEDNP; translated from the coding sequence ATGAAATTGCGCCTTTTCCGTCTCCTGCCCCTCTGTGCCGCGCTGGTCTGCGCGGAATCCGCCAGCGACCTGCCCGACCTCGGCGATTCCGCGCTGGCCAACCTGCCGGCGCACGAGGAAAGACAGATCGCCGACACCGTCGCGCGCGAGCTGCGCCGTTCGGGCGAGGTGCTCGACGACGTCGAGGTGACCGACTACCTCGAGCGACTCGGCTACCGGCTGGTCGAAGCGAGCAACGACAACCGCGTGTCCTTCCGCTTCTTCCCGATCCAGGCCAAGGAGATCAACGCCTTCGCCGTGCCCGGCGGGGTGGTCGCCATCAATACCGGCCTGGTGGTGCTGACCCAGCACGAATCCGAGCTGGCCGCGGTGATGGCGCACGAGATCGCCCACGTCACCCAGCATCACTACGCGCGCATGGTCGAATCGAACAAGGGCTCGGGCCTGATGACGCTCGGCACGCTGGCGCTGGCCATCCTGGCCGCCTCGCAGACCCGCAACAGCGATGCGCCGATGGCCGCGATGGCGGCCGGCCAGGGCTACAGCATGCAGCGCCAGCTCGATTTCTCGCGCGATTTCGAGCGCGAGGCGGACCGCGTCGGCATGACCACGCTGCAGGCGGCCGGCTACGATCCGCGCGCCATGCCGAGCTTCTTCGAGCGCATGCAGAAGCACTACCGCAACGTCGACAACGGCGCCTTCGCCTTCCTGCGCACCCACCCGGTCAACGTCGAGCGCATCAGCGACAGCCAGTCGCGCGCCGCCCAGCTGCCCTACAAGCAGTGGACCGACAGCATCGACTACCTCCTGGTGCGCGAGAAGGTGCGCGGCCAGCAGCTGGGCAGCCGCGGCGCGCTCGAGTACTACGCCGGCACCACCGGCCAGGGCAAGTTCGCCAGCGCGGCGGCGCAGCAGTACGGCTATGCCTGCGCGCTGTGGCGGGCCGGCCGGCTCGACGAGGCCTGGAGCAAGCTGGAGGCGGCGCGCAAGGCCTGGCCGCAGGGCCATGCGATGTTCGACGCGCTGGCCGGCGGCATCCGGCTCGACCAGGGCCGCTACGCCGAGGCGCGCACGCTGTTCGCCGAGGGCCGCAACCGTGCGCCGAGCGCACGCGCGCTGATCTACGGCGAGATCGACGTCGCGCTGCGCGAGAACAAGGCGGCCGAAGCGGTGGCGCTGACCGAGCTGGCGCTGGCCGAGCGCGGCGGCGATCCCGGCCTGCACAAGCGGCTGGCCCAGGGCTACGAGCGGCAGGGCAAGAGCTTGTCTTCGCACCGAGCGATGGCCGAGTACTACGCGCTGATCGACGAACCGACCGCGGCGATCCAGCAGCTGCAGATCGCCCGGCGCAGCGGCGGCGACTTCTATCAGATGTCGGCGATCGAGGCGCGGCTCAAGGAATTGCGCAACCAGTTGCCGGTGGATGCCAAGGGGCGGCCGATCCGCAATCCGGACGAGGACAATCCATAG
- a CDS encoding DUF1841 family protein, whose translation MFNPSRDQARRFLFDTWAKQKQAAPLTDLEKIALAVLARHPEYHPIVDAPERYLERDYLPEFGETNPFLHMNMHLAIEEQLSIDQPHGVRALYQALCAHTGDEHAAQHEMMDCLAEMIWQAQRSGRGPDGDLYLACMKKKAGLPEG comes from the coding sequence ATGTTCAATCCTTCGCGCGACCAGGCGCGCCGCTTCCTGTTCGATACCTGGGCCAAGCAGAAGCAGGCCGCCCCGCTGACCGATCTCGAGAAGATCGCGCTGGCCGTGCTGGCGCGCCATCCCGAATACCACCCGATCGTCGACGCGCCCGAGCGCTACCTCGAGCGCGACTACCTGCCCGAATTCGGCGAGACCAATCCCTTCCTGCACATGAACATGCACCTCGCCATCGAGGAGCAGCTGTCGATCGACCAGCCGCACGGCGTGCGCGCGCTGTACCAGGCGCTGTGCGCGCATACCGGCGACGAGCACGCCGCCCAGCACGAGATGATGGATTGCCTGGCCGAGATGATCTGGCAGGCGCAGCGCAGCGGCCGCGGGCCGGACGGCGATCTCTACCTGGCCTGCATGAAGAAGAAGGCCGGCCTGCCCGAGGGTTGA
- a CDS encoding FIST C-terminal domain-containing protein codes for MPYASGLAQSTRPSPQLAAQAVEQALQRLERPRADAVLLFLSADFAQDPRPALVAAARAGQTLAVTGCTALGVLTEDDWVLDAPAACALAIADMNAAGDEPPAPRLTLAAPNTLDLGWLEQGPQRFGGVAGDATGLGPYKVWRHGQLAGDGRCELALPGAQVHVSLGLSQVGRPFQVTETDGFDLRTLDGRMASATLRRSLDPLPPLHELALAVLDDDGRPSGCWPLVSLNPDGSVTVAARLTPGMRVAWMGRSAAAALDELRAIARQPTPAAALMFSCGSRGPALHGGLDAEWQALVGAWPATPLAGFYGNAQIATLGASTRLLHQSVVVAALR; via the coding sequence ATGCCCTATGCCTCCGGCCTCGCCCAATCCACCCGCCCTTCCCCGCAGCTGGCCGCCCAGGCCGTCGAACAAGCGCTGCAGCGGCTCGAACGGCCGCGCGCCGACGCGGTGCTGCTGTTCCTCTCCGCCGATTTCGCCCAGGATCCGCGCCCGGCGCTGGTCGCCGCCGCCCGCGCCGGCCAGACGCTGGCGGTGACCGGCTGCACCGCGCTCGGCGTACTGACCGAAGACGACTGGGTGCTCGACGCGCCGGCCGCCTGCGCGTTGGCGATCGCCGACATGAACGCGGCCGGCGACGAGCCGCCGGCGCCGCGGCTGACGCTGGCCGCGCCCAACACGCTCGATCTCGGCTGGCTCGAGCAGGGGCCGCAGCGCTTCGGCGGCGTGGCCGGCGATGCGACCGGGCTCGGCCCCTACAAGGTCTGGCGGCACGGCCAACTGGCCGGCGACGGCCGCTGCGAGCTGGCGCTGCCGGGTGCGCAAGTCCATGTCTCGCTCGGCCTGAGCCAGGTCGGCCGGCCGTTCCAGGTCACCGAAACGGATGGCTTCGACCTGCGCACGCTCGACGGCCGCATGGCCAGCGCCACGCTGCGCCGCAGTCTCGATCCGCTGCCGCCGCTGCACGAACTGGCGCTGGCCGTGCTCGACGACGACGGTCGGCCGAGCGGCTGCTGGCCGCTGGTTTCGCTCAATCCGGACGGCAGCGTGACAGTGGCGGCACGCCTGACGCCGGGCATGCGGGTGGCCTGGATGGGCCGCTCGGCCGCCGCCGCGCTGGACGAATTGCGCGCCATCGCGCGCCAGCCGACGCCGGCCGCCGCGCTGATGTTCTCCTGCGGCAGCCGAGGCCCGGCGCTGCACGGCGGGCTCGACGCCGAATGGCAGGCACTGGTCGGCGCCTGGCCCGCCACGCCGCTGGCCGGCTTCTACGGCAACGCCCAGATCGCCACGCTGGGCGCCTCCACCCGGCTGCTGCACCAGAGCGTGGTGGTGGCTGCGCTCCGGTAA
- a CDS encoding glutathione peroxidase produces the protein MSSAPLYDFSAKRLDGAPADLSQWQGKVLLIVNTASECGFTPQFTGLQALHEQYKERGFEVLGFPCNQFGGQEPGDSEQIGAFCQKNYGVDFPMFEKIEVNGDGAHPLYQYLKKEARGVLGTEAIKWNFTKFLVDRQGRVIDRFAPTTKPEELAAKIEALL, from the coding sequence ATGTCGTCCGCCCCGCTCTACGATTTTTCCGCCAAGCGCCTCGACGGCGCGCCCGCCGACCTGTCCCAGTGGCAGGGCAAGGTGCTGCTGATCGTCAACACCGCCAGCGAATGCGGTTTCACCCCGCAGTTCACCGGCCTGCAGGCGCTGCACGAGCAATACAAGGAGCGCGGCTTCGAAGTGCTGGGCTTCCCGTGCAACCAGTTCGGCGGCCAGGAACCGGGCGACAGCGAGCAGATCGGCGCCTTCTGCCAGAAGAACTACGGCGTCGACTTCCCGATGTTCGAGAAGATCGAGGTGAACGGCGACGGCGCCCACCCGCTCTACCAGTATCTGAAGAAGGAAGCGCGCGGCGTGCTCGGCACCGAGGCGATCAAGTGGAATTTCACCAAGTTCCTGGTCGACCGCCAGGGCCGCGTGATCGACCGCTTCGCGCCGACCACCAAGCCCGAGGAACTGGCGGCCAAGATCGAGGCTTTGCTGTAG
- the carA gene encoding glutamine-hydrolyzing carbamoyl-phosphate synthase small subunit: MSQQRSPALLALADGTLFHGSSIGAAGQTVGEVVFNTALTGYQEILTDPSYSRQLVTLTYPHIGNVGVNREDAESNAVYAAGLIVRDLPLRASNFRLEETLDAYLARTGTVAIADIDTRKLTRILREKGAQPGCIVAADGSGPIDADRAVELARGFGSMAGQDLARVVSCKQPYVWTTREWRLGLGYATQTEAKFHVVAYDYGVKHNILRMLAERGCKLTVVPAQTPAEEVFALNPDGVFLSNGPGDPEPCDYAIAAIRAFLDRKLPVFGICLGHQLLALAAGGKTSKMKFGHHGANHPVQDLDDRRVLITSQNHGFQADETSLPANVRVTHRSLFDGTVQGIALTDRPAFSFQGHPEASPGPHDVAYLFDRFIASMEQAKREM, encoded by the coding sequence GTGTCCCAACAACGTTCCCCAGCCCTGCTCGCACTCGCCGACGGCACGCTGTTCCACGGCAGCAGCATCGGCGCAGCAGGCCAGACCGTCGGCGAAGTGGTGTTCAACACCGCGCTGACCGGTTATCAGGAAATCCTCACCGACCCGTCCTACAGCCGCCAGCTGGTGACGCTGACCTATCCGCACATCGGCAACGTCGGCGTGAACCGCGAGGACGCCGAGTCGAACGCGGTCTACGCCGCCGGCCTGATCGTGCGCGACCTGCCGCTGCGCGCGTCGAACTTCCGCCTGGAAGAGACGCTGGACGCCTATCTGGCCCGCACCGGCACGGTGGCGATCGCCGACATCGACACCCGCAAGCTGACCCGCATCCTGCGCGAGAAGGGCGCCCAGCCCGGCTGCATCGTGGCGGCCGACGGCAGCGGCCCGATCGACGCCGACCGCGCGGTCGAACTGGCGCGCGGCTTCGGTTCGATGGCCGGCCAGGATCTGGCCCGCGTCGTCAGCTGCAAGCAACCCTACGTCTGGACCACCCGCGAGTGGCGGCTGGGCCTGGGCTACGCGACCCAGACCGAAGCGAAGTTCCATGTCGTCGCCTACGACTACGGCGTCAAGCACAACATCCTGCGCATGCTGGCCGAGCGCGGCTGCAAGCTGACCGTGGTGCCGGCGCAGACGCCGGCCGAAGAGGTGTTCGCACTGAACCCCGACGGCGTCTTCCTCAGCAACGGCCCCGGCGATCCGGAGCCGTGCGACTACGCGATCGCCGCGATCCGCGCCTTCCTCGACCGCAAGCTGCCGGTGTTCGGCATCTGCCTGGGTCACCAGCTGCTGGCGCTGGCCGCCGGCGGCAAGACCAGCAAGATGAAGTTCGGCCACCACGGCGCCAACCACCCGGTGCAGGACCTGGACGACCGCCGCGTGCTGATCACCAGCCAGAACCACGGCTTCCAGGCCGACGAGACCAGCCTGCCGGCCAACGTCCGCGTCACCCACCGCTCGCTGTTCGACGGCACGGTGCAGGGCATCGCGCTGACCGACCGGCCGGCCTTCAGCTTCCAGGGCCACCCGGAAGCGAGTCCGGGGCCGCACGACGTGGCGTACTTGTTCGACCGATTCATCGCCTCGATGGAACAGGCGAAACGTGAAATGTGA